A window of Panicum virgatum strain AP13 chromosome 8K, P.virgatum_v5, whole genome shotgun sequence contains these coding sequences:
- the LOC120645438 gene encoding formin-like protein 3, translating into MSMSSEVEDVGCQIILGRFAVSNMEPLGSICAPSPAHGDGRAGPCTWPRAAAAACWPHPRPVSVNVAAAPGRARRRRLAGSPARTRARPPLPAPGRGLPARNRARFPRLAGPQQRPPPPAWPRLHASWPRTEAAAAACWPHPRPVSVNVAAAPGRARRRRLAGSPARTQARPPLPAPGRGLPARNRARFPRLAGPQQRPPPPAWPRLHASWPRTEAAAAACWPHPRPVSVNVAAAPGRARRRRLAGSPARTQARPPLPAPGRGLPARNRARFPRLAGPQQRPPPPAWPRLHASWPRTEAAAAGWLAGPRPPPPAWPRLLAARREAAAAGWLAGPRPPPPAWPRLLAARRGGGGWLARRPAPAPTSVAARRGGGGWLPRRPAPAPTSVAAPPGRAQRRRRLAGSPARARPHQRGRAQRRRRLAASPARARPHRRLARLAAPACA; encoded by the exons caTATGCGCGCCCTCCCCGGCCCACGGCGACGGGCGTGCCGGCCCCTGCACATGgccgcgcgcggcagcggcggcttgcTGGCCGCACCCGCGCCCCGTCTCCGTCAACGTCGCTGCGGCTCCTGGccgcgcgcgacggcggcggctggccggcTCGCCGGCCCGCACCCGGGCGCGCCCGCCCCTGCCGGCGCCTGGCCGCGGCTTGCCGGCCCGCAACCGCGCGCGCttcccgcggctcgccggcccgcAGCAGCGCCCGCCCCCACCAGCGTGGCCGCGCCTCCACGCCTCCTGGCCGCGCacagaggcggcagcggcggcttgcTGGCCGCACCCGCGCCCCGTCTCCGTCAACGTCGCTGCGGCTCCTGGccgcgcgcgacggcggcggctggccggcTCGCCGGCCCGCACCCAGGCGCGCCCGCCCCTGCCGGCGCCTGGCCGCGGCTTGCCGGCCCGCAACCGCGCGCGCttcccgcggctcgccggcccgcAGCAGCGCCCGCCCCCACCAGCGTGGCCGCGCCTCCACGCCTCCTGGCCGCGCacagaggcggcagcggcggcttgcTGGCCGCACCCGCGCCCCGTCTCCGTCAACGTCGCTGCGGCTCCTGGccgcgcgcgacggcggcggctggccggcTCGCCGGCCCGCACCCAGGCGCGCCCGCCCCTGCCGGCGCCTGGCCGCGGCTTGCCGGCCCGCAACCGCGCGCGCttcccgcggctcgccggcccgcAGCAGCGCCCGCCCCCACCAGCGTGGCCGCGCCTCCACGCCTCCTGGCCGCgcacagaggcggcggcggctggctggCTCGCCGGCCCGCGCCCGCCCCCACCAGCGTGGCCGCGCCTCCTGGCCGCGCgcagag aggcggcggcggctggctggCTCGCCGGCCCGCGCCCGCCCCCACCAGCATGGCCGCGCCTCCTGGccgcgcgcagaggcggcggcggctggctggCTCGCCGGCCCGCGCCCGCCCCCACTAGCGTGGccgcgcgcagaggcggcggcggctggctgcCTCGCCGGCCCGCGCCCGCCCCCACCAGCGTGGCCGCGCCTCCTGGccgcgcgcagaggcggcggcggctggctggCTCGCCGGCCCGCGCCCGCCCCCACCAGCGTGGccgcgcgcagaggcggcggcggctggctgcCTCGCCGGCCCGCGCCCGCCCCCACCGGCGCCTGGCGCGGCTCGCCGCCCCCGCTTGCGCCTGA